One bacterium genomic window, CGGTTCAGGAACTCGGGGCTGAAGGTGCGCTTGAGGTCCTGGTCGACCACCGCGCGCAGGCGCGTGTCGTGGTAGCCCTTCTGCTCGGAATCGAAGCCCAGGGGCTTGCTCTCCTTGGCCCGGCGGCTGCCCACGTTCGAGGTCATGATCAGGACCGTGTTCTTGAAGTCGACGGTGCGGCCGAAGCTGTCGGTCAGCTGGCCGTCCTCGAGGACCTGCAGCAGGATGTTGAAGACGTCGTGGTGCGCCTTCTCGATCTCGTCCAGCAGGATCACCGCGTACGGCTTGCGGCGCACCTTCTCGGTGAGCATGCCGCCCTCGTCGTAGCCGACGTAGCCCGGGGGCGCGCCGACCAGCCGCGAGACGGAGAACTTCTCCATGTACTCGCTCATGTCCACGCGGATGAGCGACGTCTGGTCGCCGAACATGAACTCGGCGAGGCGCCGCGCCACCTCGGTCTTGCCGACGCCGGTGGGACCGGTGAACAGGAAGGAACCGATGGGGCGGCGGGGGTCGCGCAGGCCGGCGCGGTTGCGCCGGATCGCCTTGGAGACGGCGTCGAGCGCGCCGGCCTGGCCGATGATCCACTTGCCGAGCTCTTCCTCCATGCGCAGGAGCTTGCGGGTCTCCTCCTCCTCCACCTCGGACACCGGGATGCCCGTGATGTCGGCGATGACGCGGCAGACCAGGCGGGTGTCGACGATGGCGGCGCTGTCGCTCGACTCGACCTTCCAGTTCTTCTTCAGGTCCCCGAGCTGGCGCTTGAGCTCCTTCTCCTCGTCGCGGAAGCGGGCGGCCTTCTCGAACTCCTGGGCCTGGATGGCGGCCTCCTTCTCCTTGACCACCTCGTTGATCTGGGTCTCCATCTGGCGCAGGTCGGGCGGCACCACGGCCATCGACAGGCGGGCCCGCGAGCCGGCCTCGTCGATCACGTCGATCGCCTTGTCGGGCAGGGCGCGGCTGGAGATGTAGCGGTTGCTCAGCCAGACGGCGGCCTTGATCGCGTCGTCGTCGAACTTGACGCGGTGGTGGGCCTCGTAGCGGTCGCGCAGGCCGAAGAGGATGGCGACGGTCTCCTCCTCGCTCGGCGGGTTGACGATCACGGTCTGGAAGCGGCGCTCCAGCGCCCCGTCCTTCTCGATGTGCTTGCGGAACTCGTCCATCGTCGTGGCGCCGATGCACTGGATCTCGCCGCGCGAGAGCGCCGGCTTGAGCATGTTCGAGGCGTCGATGGCGCCCTCGGCGCCGCCCGCCCCGACGATCGTGTGCAGTTCGTCGATGAACAGGATGATGTGCTCGTTCTCGCGGATCTCGGCCATGATCTGCTTGAGGCGCTCCTCGAACTGGCCGCGGTACTTGGTGCCGGCCACCACGCTGGCGAGGTCGAGGGTGACGATCTCCTTGTCCCGCAGCGTGCCCGGGACCTTGCCCTCCACGATGCGCGAGGCGAGGCCCTCGGCGATGGCGGTCTTGCCCACGCCGGGGTCGCCGATCAGCACCGGGTTGTTCTTCTTGCGGCGCGAGAGGATCTGGATCACGCGCTCGATCTCGCGGTTGCGGCCGATGGTCGGGTCGAGCTTGCCGTCGCGGGCCATGTCGGTGAGGTTGCGGCCGAACTGGTCGAGGACCGGCGTCTCCTGCTTCTTGACGGCCTTGTCGGCGTCGGCGGGGCGCTCGACCGTGCCCAGCATCTTCAGGACCTCGCGGCGGACCTTCTCGTGGTCGGCGCCCAGCTCCTGCAGGACGCGCGCGGCGACGCCCTCCCCCTCCTTGATCAGGGCCAGCAGGAGGTGTTCGGTGCCCACGTAGTTGTGGTTGTGGATGCGGGCCTCATCGATGGAGATCTCCAGCACGCGCTTGGCGCGCGGCGTGAACGGGATCTCGCCGATGGTGATCGTCCCGCTCTGCGGGTTGACGATCTCCTCGATCGACTGCTGGATCTGCACGAAGTCGACGCCGAGGCGCTGCAGCACCCGCGCGGCGATGCCCTCGCCCTCGCGGATGATCCCCAGCAGCAGGTGCTCGGTGCCGATGTAGTCGTGCTGCATCCGGCCGGCCTCGTCACGGGCCAGGAACAGGACCTTGCGCACTCTCTGGGTGAAGCGGTCGTTCATGCTCTCGCGCCTCCGTTCGCCGTACTGGCCGCCGAATGGCGGGGGACCCTCCGGTCGCCGCGCTCAATATACAGCAGGCCGCCCGCCGGGACCACCGGCGGGGGTGCTCCCGGACGTTATCGGTCGGAGCCGGACGGGCTTGAGCGCGCGCCGGTCAGCCCAGGCCGGCGGGAGCCGCGGCCAGGCATCCGTCGCGCAGTTCCAGGATGCGGTCGGTGCGGGCGGCCAGGGACAGGTCGTGGGTCACCACGATCAGGGAGCTGCCCTCGTCCCGGCCCAGGGCCAGCAGCAGGTCGGCCAGCTCGCGGCCCTTCTGCAGGTCCAGGTTGCCGAAGGGCTCGTCGGCGAGCACGAGCCGCGGCGCGTTCATGTAGGCTCGGGCCACCGCGACGCGCTGCTGCTCGCCGCCGGACAGCTCGCCGGGAAGGTGGCCGGCGCGGTCGGCCAGGCCCATCCGGTCCAGCAGCGACAGCGCCCGCGCGCGCGCCGGCGCCCCGGCCTCGCCGCGCAGCCGCGCCGGCATCAGGACGTTCTCCAGGGCGGAGAAATCCGGCAGCAGGAAGTGGAACTGGAAGACGAAGCCGACGCAGGCGCGGCGCCAGTCGGCCCAGCCGTCGGCGTCCAGGCCGGTCAGCGGCTTCCCCTCGTAGAAGATCTCGCCGGCGGTCGGGGCGTCCAGGCCGCTGACCAGATTCAGGAAGGTGCTCTTGCCGGCGCCGCTGGGGCCGATGATGGCGACGTTCTCCCCGGCCGCCAGCGCGAAGTCGCAGCCCTGCAGGACGGTCACGGTTCCCCCGGCGCGGGGGAAGCTCTTGTCCAGCCGGCGGGCTTCGAGGATGGGTGCCACCGTCGCCTCTCTAGGTGTAGCGGATGATGTCCATGGGCCGCAGCCGGGCGGCCTCGCCGCTGGGCAGCAGCGTCGCCAGCAGGGTGATCACCAGCGCGGCCGCGGCCACGCCCAGGAAGTCGCCCGCCTGGGCCACGACCGGCACGTGGTCCATGAAGTAGACGTCGCCGGGGATGCGGATGCCGACCTTGTCGAGGTACACGGTGCCCAGCCAGCCCAGCAGCGTCCCGAGCGCCGTGCCCCAGAAGCCCACGTAGCACCCCTCGAGCAGGAAGATCGTCTGGATCTGGCGGCGCCGCGCGCCCATGGACAGCAGGATACCGATCTCGCGCCGCCGCTCGCCCACCATCATGGTCAGGATGCCCACGATGTTGAAGGCCGCGACCAGGATCACCAGACCCAGCAGCACGAACATCATGACCTTCTCGTAGCGGACCCAGTCGAAGAGGTTGCGGTTCAGGGCGATCCAGTCGTTGGCGGCGTAGTCGAAGGGACCCAGCTCCCGGCGGATCGCCTCGCCGAGCTCCGGCGCCGCCATCATGTCGGCGGCGCGCACGCCGATCGCCGTCACGCCGTCGGACGCGTAGCCGAAGAACTCCTGCGCGGCCGCCAGCGGCATGTAGACGAAGCGGGCGTCGAAGTCGTAGAGGCCGGTGTCCAGGAAGCCGGCGACCACGAAACGCCGGCTCTCCGACGCCAGGTTCTGCAGGTCGAGCTCGCCGCGGGGCGTGGTGATCACCAGGGTGTCGCCGAGGCCCGCGTAGAGCGAGGCGGCCAGTTCGGCGCCCACCACCACCGCCGGCATGCCGGCGGCGCCGCGCAGGGCGCGGAGGCTGCCCTCGGGCGGCAGCAGGTGCCGCGACAGCGGGGTCACCGCCTCCTGCAGGTCGGGCTCGACGCCCCAGACCACGGCGGCGCGATGCTGGGCCGGCACGCCGCGGCGGCCGAAGCTGGCGACCACCTCCTGGCGCACGAAGGGGGCCACGCCCTCGACGCCGGGTACGGCGCCGATGCGGTCCATGACGGCGCCCACGTCCCGCAGACCCTCGGGACGGGTCGAGACGATCGTCACCATGGGCATGTTGTCGACGAAGGTGCTGCGCAGCTCGACGTGCAGGCCGTTCATGATGGCGAGCGTCAGGTCCAGGACCATGACGCCGATCGTGATGCCGGCGATGGCCGTCACCGTGACCCGGTTGACGAACCGGGACCGGCGGCGGCTGCGCAGGTGGCGGCGGGCGATGTAGAGGGCGAAGCGCATGTCCCGCTCACTCCTCCGGGCGCATGGCCGGGAACAGCAGCACGTCGCGGATCGCGTTGCAGTCCGTGAACAGCATGACCAGGCGGTCGAGGCCGATACCCAGACCGCCGGTCGGCGGCATGCCGATCTCCAGGGCCTCGAGGTAGTCCTCGTCCATGACCTGGGCCTCGTCGTCCCCCTTGTCCCGCAGCACCATCTGGTCGGCGAAGCGGCGGCGCTGCTCGCGCGGGTCGTTCAGCTCGGAGAACGAGTTGCAGATCTCGAAGCCGGCCACGAAGCCCTCGAAGCGCTCGACCAGGGCCGGGTCGTCGCGATGCCCCTTGGCCAGCGGCGACAGCTCCTTGGGGTGGTCCATCACGAAGGTCGGCTGGATGAGGGTCGGCTCGACCAGCTCGCCGAACATCGCGTCGAGGATCTTGTCGGCGCCCATCTCGGGCCGCACCGGCACGCCGAGCCGCTCGGCGTGGGCCCGGATCTCCTCGCGGCCGAGGCCGCGGAAGTCGACGCCGGTCTTCTCCTGCAACCCGTCCAGGAAGCGCAGCCGCCGGAAGCCGCCGTTGAAGTCCAGCTCGTGACCGCCGTAGGAGATGCGCCCGTCGTCGCCGAACTTCTCGGCCAGCTGGCGCATGAGCGTCTCGACCAGTTCCATCATGTCATGGTAGTCCCAGTACGCCGCGTAGCACTCCATCATCGTGAACTCGGGGTTGTGGGTGCGGTCCATCCCCTCGTTGCGGAAGTCCTTGCAGAACTCGAAGACCCGTTCCAGGCCGCCCACGATCAGCCGCTTGAGGTACAACTCGTCGGCGATGCGCAGGTAGAGGCGCTGGTCGAGCGCGTTGTGGTGCGTCGTGAAGGGGCGCGCCGTGGCGCCGCCGTACAGGGGCTGCAGGACGGGCGTCTCGACCTCCAGGAAGTCCCGGTCGATCAGGAAGCGGCGCACGTGGTCCAGCAGCGCCGAGCGCCGGCGGAAACGGTCGCGGGACTCCGGGTTCATGATCAGGTCGAGGTGGCGCTTGCGGCTGCGCAGCTCGAGGCTCATGTCGTGGAACTTCTCGGGCAGGGGGCGCAGGGACTTCGCCAGCAGCTGCCAGGCGGCGACGTGCACCGTCAGCTCGCCGGTGTTGGTCCGGAAGAGCTTCCCCGAGACGCCGATCAGGTCGCCCAGGTCCAGCAGCTTCTTGAAGGCCTCGTAGTCCTCCTCGCCGAGGTCGTCGCGCCGGGCGTAGATCTGGATGCGGCCCTCGCCGTCCTGCAGCGGCAGGAAGATCGTCTTGCCGGCGCTGCGCTTGGCCATGATGCGGCCGGCGATGCGGACCTCGGCGCCGGCGGCCGTGAGGGCGGCCTCGTCCGCGGCCAGGCCGGCGCTGGTGTGCGTGCGGTCGTAGCGGTACGGGTAGGGCTCGCCGCGCGCGGCGAGCGCCTCCAGCTTGCGCAGGCGCTCCTCGACCAGGCGGTGCAGGGGCTGCGGCTCGTTCTCGGACACGGGGCCTCCTCGGCCGCTCAGCGGGCGGCGCGGCTGGTCTGGCGCAGGTACGCGTCGATGAAGGGCTCGAGGTCGCCGTCCAGGACGCCGACGGCGTTGCCCGTCTCCTGTTCGGTGCGGTGGTCCTTGACCTTGGTGTAGGGCTGCAGCACGTAGGAGC contains:
- a CDS encoding ATP-dependent Clp protease ATP-binding subunit encodes the protein MNDRFTQRVRKVLFLARDEAGRMQHDYIGTEHLLLGIIREGEGIAARVLQRLGVDFVQIQQSIEEIVNPQSGTITIGEIPFTPRAKRVLEISIDEARIHNHNYVGTEHLLLALIKEGEGVAARVLQELGADHEKVRREVLKMLGTVERPADADKAVKKQETPVLDQFGRNLTDMARDGKLDPTIGRNREIERVIQILSRRKKNNPVLIGDPGVGKTAIAEGLASRIVEGKVPGTLRDKEIVTLDLASVVAGTKYRGQFEERLKQIMAEIRENEHIILFIDELHTIVGAGGAEGAIDASNMLKPALSRGEIQCIGATTMDEFRKHIEKDGALERRFQTVIVNPPSEEETVAILFGLRDRYEAHHRVKFDDDAIKAAVWLSNRYISSRALPDKAIDVIDEAGSRARLSMAVVPPDLRQMETQINEVVKEKEAAIQAQEFEKAARFRDEEKELKRQLGDLKKNWKVESSDSAAIVDTRLVCRVIADITGIPVSEVEEEETRKLLRMEEELGKWIIGQAGALDAVSKAIRRNRAGLRDPRRPIGSFLFTGPTGVGKTEVARRLAEFMFGDQTSLIRVDMSEYMEKFSVSRLVGAPPGYVGYDEGGMLTEKVRRKPYAVILLDEIEKAHHDVFNILLQVLEDGQLTDSFGRTVDFKNTVLIMTSNVGSRRAKESKPLGFDSEQKGYHDTRLRAVVDQDLKRTFSPEFLNRVDELIFFNSLGQKEMHDIVEIMLLDVNKRLKNMAIVFEFSPAAKDFLCRVGYDPEQGARPLRRAIQKYVEDPLSEKLLRGEIRSGSVLHVDAGNDKLTFAIEALPEIGAPAALTVDPVAGA
- a CDS encoding ABC transporter ATP-binding protein, whose protein sequence is MAPILEARRLDKSFPRAGGTVTVLQGCDFALAAGENVAIIGPSGAGKSTFLNLVSGLDAPTAGEIFYEGKPLTGLDADGWADWRRACVGFVFQFHFLLPDFSALENVLMPARLRGEAGAPARARALSLLDRMGLADRAGHLPGELSGGEQQRVAVARAYMNAPRLVLADEPFGNLDLQKGRELADLLLALGRDEGSSLIVVTHDLSLAARTDRILELRDGCLAAAPAGLG
- a CDS encoding ABC transporter permease; the protein is MRFALYIARRHLRSRRRSRFVNRVTVTAIAGITIGVMVLDLTLAIMNGLHVELRSTFVDNMPMVTIVSTRPEGLRDVGAVMDRIGAVPGVEGVAPFVRQEVVASFGRRGVPAQHRAAVVWGVEPDLQEAVTPLSRHLLPPEGSLRALRGAAGMPAVVVGAELAASLYAGLGDTLVITTPRGELDLQNLASESRRFVVAGFLDTGLYDFDARFVYMPLAAAQEFFGYASDGVTAIGVRAADMMAAPELGEAIRRELGPFDYAANDWIALNRNLFDWVRYEKVMMFVLLGLVILVAAFNIVGILTMMVGERRREIGILLSMGARRRQIQTIFLLEGCYVGFWGTALGTLLGWLGTVYLDKVGIRIPGDVYFMDHVPVVAQAGDFLGVAAAALVITLLATLLPSGEAARLRPMDIIRYT
- the lysS gene encoding lysine--tRNA ligase, coding for MSENEPQPLHRLVEERLRKLEALAARGEPYPYRYDRTHTSAGLAADEAALTAAGAEVRIAGRIMAKRSAGKTIFLPLQDGEGRIQIYARRDDLGEEDYEAFKKLLDLGDLIGVSGKLFRTNTGELTVHVAAWQLLAKSLRPLPEKFHDMSLELRSRKRHLDLIMNPESRDRFRRRSALLDHVRRFLIDRDFLEVETPVLQPLYGGATARPFTTHHNALDQRLYLRIADELYLKRLIVGGLERVFEFCKDFRNEGMDRTHNPEFTMMECYAAYWDYHDMMELVETLMRQLAEKFGDDGRISYGGHELDFNGGFRRLRFLDGLQEKTGVDFRGLGREEIRAHAERLGVPVRPEMGADKILDAMFGELVEPTLIQPTFVMDHPKELSPLAKGHRDDPALVERFEGFVAGFEICNSFSELNDPREQRRRFADQMVLRDKGDDEAQVMDEDYLEALEIGMPPTGGLGIGLDRLVMLFTDCNAIRDVLLFPAMRPEE